The genomic segment CAGCGACGGGCCTCCATTTGTTCAACGAGGCAGCATTCACGACGACAGTCGTCGTATTGTTCACGCAGTTCCATGTGGCAAAAGAAAACCTCCCGAAAGAGATCGTCTTGAAAGTTGACACAAAAGCCGAATGAAGGAATGGTTGACCGAGTGTTACGGCACGGAGCGGCgcccttttctttttccacatgTTACTATGTGGGCACCTGCGACGGTCTTCGTCCGGGTGCGGCTTGTGTGTGTCCCAAAAGGTTTTTGCTTGAAAAATTGAGTGAGTGCGGCTTATAATCAGGTGCACTGTGCGGAAATTACGGTAATTTGAGTGCAGATCAACAAGGACATGTTTTTCAATCGGGGGGCATATTTACAATCAAATAAGCTGCCAGGGCATACCTCTtgatgagggggtggggggggggggcaatgtgtTTGATTAGGGGCATTCAAACATGATGCACTCCGCAAACCAGGTTGGCAGGCACTGAAATGTCTGCAAGGAGAAAGAAGAgcactttttcaaaaataagaaaatgttcttatttttaGAACGATACAGAGAAGATTAACGTTGGACATGTCTgaaaattggaacgatacagagaTTACTTATCGTTccaattttcttatttttggaaCGATACAGAGAAGATAGGATAGATTGGACATAGACTTGgcaaagcgagagagagagcaggtGCACACGTGCCAAATTGCAGCACTTTTGCTTCCTCGCTCCTGATCAAAGTCGGCATCGACGTGATCCTCTTAGAGCCGATCGGAAAACAATCGTAAACTGTTTGACAGTCGCGACGGCCGACCCTTCGGTGGACGGTGAACGGCGAGTCGGGCTCCGCCATCGCGACGTCAAACGGGACAAGAGCCCATCACAAAGCTTTCAACCCAAAAGACTTGCTCATGTAATCATCGTCAGATATTGCTCGTACTCGGTTGGCTGAGATGAGCTTATCGCAGGTCTCGTACCAATTTTTGAAGGCTTTGGAAGATTCAGATTGTTCATGATGGCCACAAATTCCTCCAGGCTCTTGGTCAGTCGAGGGTTGAAGGTGCGCTCTTCGCCGACGGTCGACACCGTCTGACCTGGAAAGTCAACAGAGGTCGCAGCTGGCGTTCGGGTTCCCCAAGCGAGGCGCAAAGATGACACGGAAGCCGTCAGTCGGCCCACCTAAGTAGTCGTGCGCCGGGTAGACGAGGCACCGGTCGGGCAGGGTAAAGATCTTCTGATGAATGGAAGCGAAGAGCCGTTTGGAACAACCTGAAAGCAGAGCGGGGTTCAGCACTACGGAAATACTGCCCCCTTGCGTCCATAAGCCAgtattacaaaaacaaagactggCGGGTAGGAAAGCATGCAAGTCGATTCATTATTTCCAAACTTCAACTTATTACTTTCTTGTGTGTTCTTTCACGGGAGAAGATTACCAGTTAATCGCCAGTCAATATTGCCGTCTTTTGCGGGTTtgtgataataaaaaaaacaaaaacgagtgAAGCTTTAAAACTGCAGCGTTGAAAGCGATGTGGTCAAACATTTAGGGGAACCTAAGATTTTGTGCGGGTGCGCCAAAGAAAGAAATGTTAGTCGAGAGCCCCAAGTCTGCTCCAAGGACCCTCTTCACCGCTCACAATACCGAATGAGCACGTCTACATGTGGACACGAGCTCGTTGCGCTAAGTAGGGGATGGTATGACACTTTGGAAAGCTGCGTGTTTGCAGACGCAATGACGAGCGCGTCGACCGCAACCTTCCGATGGAAGGTTGTCCTGCTCTGGACAAACGCGACTTTTACCTTGCTGGAAATCAGTCCTGCCGCAGCCTCGTATCAGCAACGCATCACCGGTGAAGGCCATGCCCTGGTCCTGGGTCACCAGCGTCACGCAGCCGTCGGTGTGTCCCGGTGTTTCTCTCACAGTGAGATACTGCGGGGGAGCCATCGTCGAGTCGAGGCGGGTGCCGcataaaggggggaaaaaaaattttaaaaaagggaaacTCATTGAAGCACAGCAcggatgacatttcttccctctcaacataaaacaagaggagccgctgcgggtgtccgcgccgctatcaaaagttaacaaaagcatccaaaacaacacatgagacacaggcCATGGTGCGTGCACTCTTAAccgctttgttgtctgaagcagttacagatttcaccagtggatcaaagacgtcgcGCTGCAACGTGCACACGTCCGCTCCAAGCCAAGCTTGAAAGCGACGAGAAGCTGAACGAATGAATGCCATGGACGCTTCACGGCCGGTTCCTCTTTCCCGACGGATTGGCGTTAGCGCataatcacgcactgctccgtGTGGAAATAAGTTGCCCCGATGGCGGTCACCCTCGAGGGAAGAGCGCGTAGAAGGCAGACATTTTCTTGATCTCTTGTTTAGCGTCCACGCTCTGGCGGCGGAATGAGAATGAGAACGGCCCGATGATCGTCGCGGTACAGCGCGGCGGTTGGGCACTTGCGTGTTTTCCGAAGGCGATCCGGTCTCCCTCGGACAGCAGGATGTCGGCGGCGGCCCCGCTGAACTTGGAAACGGCGCTCTTCAGCCCGGCCAGCCTGGTCTTCATCAAGCCCGTGCTGGTGATGTGGTCCGCGTGGCAGTGAGTGTTCACTTTGGAAAGGCGACAAAGGCCAGGTTGAGTCACGCCGAAGGGCTCTGCCGAAAACGTCGCCGGTCGCCGACCTGCCGTTTTCAGACGGAGCCCGAGTTCCTCGATCAGCTTCAGGTCCCTGTCGATGGTCTCCAGCACGGGGTCGATGAGGACGGCGTCCTTGGTGACGGCGTCAGCGAGCAGGTAGGTGTAGGTGCTGCTCTCGGATTCAAACAGCTTGGCACACAaacgcatacctgtcaacttttcggagcgccaacctgtataaactaccaaaaatatCCTtagaacataccaaagcattttatatgtcgcAATAAAGGCAggaaaaaaccccccacaaaatgttcaatgatatttattgtagatctccataatacaatgtctggttaatgtctaatcatcattctacttggtGGCATTAcggtgttcagagttgtattcctgcgttacttttttcaccaactccaaatcatttggagttgttggaagaaaaaaaaccctgaaaatgttcagaatccgtatgatttgtgcgctACGGCCATATACGCAAGATTCGCCACAAactccgtatgaactatggctaaaccgtacgagttgacaggtatgcaaacGTTGGCTTCGTCGTTACGAGCGGACCGACTTGACGTGACGCGACTCCAATGCGATTCGTCATGTTTTGAATTAACCAAGGTGGCTGCGGACAGATTCTGCGTTGCCAAATGAGGCCTTTTCGAGCCCTTCGCCAAGTCGTCTTCGAACAACAAGCGGTGAACtacttgttgttttctttccagTGGAAGGCAGTCGTGGTGTCGGTCGTGCTCAAGGTTGCACGGGAAATGGTGACTTTTTACAATAAAGATGACGGTCGGATCTTTGCTTCGTTTTCCCTCTCGGCGAAGGCGGAGGACATAAACGCAATTACAATTAAGTCCAGCGCACTGTCCTTTCGGAAAGTGGTCGGCGGAGTCGAGTTGGACTCCACGCCAGCTTGAATGCGACGATACCCGAAGCGGTTCACACCGAGAGCTAACTTTGCTAAGGCTAACGGAGCTAGCCGCTTGAGCGAAGCGAACAAAGGCCACCGAGTGAAGGCGTCACCTGTCGGAAGAGGAGCCCGTCGTTCAACCGCGTCCCGGACGAGTACGGCCTCCGTCCTCGCGTCGACGCTCCCGCACGCGGGCGTCCGCCACCGGCCGGCGAAACGCTCGAGGCGCCGCTTGGCGCGCGGAGGCCACCGAGCGCGACTCGCAGCCGGTCCTGGCGCCTCGCCGCCGCCCTGGTTAGCACGGAGCACATCGTCCTTCCGCCCCGCTAAGACAACTCGCTTGGAGAGCCAAGGCACGGCACGAGCTACCGCGGGCTAGCCAGTTGGCTGATGAAAATGTACGATGGCGAAATAGtttggggggggaggagaggggcgggggtttccgccgccgccgccttcagAGTCCACTTATCCGGTGCCAgtttgtgtgttaatgtgtaATGAGCCGGTGTAGAGTTCAACTCCAAAATGGCGCAGCCGTGTATCATAAAATCAAACCAAGACTCCACTCTGCAAATATTGTGATGGGAAAAGAAATGTCCAGCAGTGACCATTTCGGACTTCTTCGGACAAACacgacagtagcaagaagcaacaacgggctgggagtccttttcaaGCCCTAATGACCTcatgagcaacaggtgtgcagctgccggcgGGGCCCTACAGCGCCACCCGGTGGTCCCTAAACCCAATCATGACACGATTCATGtcaatggaaatgaaaatggacGTAAAACGGAATCGACCGCAATGAGGAGCAACCGATTCCGCTTTTGTGAAAAAGGACTGTCAAATACGGTCTATTTGTGGAAAAGAAACAGCCAGGAAGAACGGTTGCTTGGCATAATCTGTCGTCGACTGAATGAAAGCATGCTCAAGAACCAaacggcggggggtggggggggggggactcgaaTTGGCTCGCTCATGTCATGTCACTTGTCACGTCTTGCGGCAAATGTTCTGCGCGCAAGCATCGCGCAGAAGCCAAAGTCACTTCCTCCTCGACTTTCGTTTCTTCTCGAGCGCAGTCGAAAGCCCGCCACACGCGTGAGAGCGCTTGAAGCATCGGCCGCTTTTGGAGCCGACGCCATGGCGTTTCCTCTCCTTCAGTACGTGGCCACGCTGGACGGCGCCAGTCTGCCCAGAATCCTTCGGGTCTGCTCGGGGGTCTACTTCCAAGGTagctttcttttcctccgcggCCGCGCTCTTCTCCTTTTTTCCAAAATCTCCGTTTGGTTCCGCCAAGGGTCCGTCTATGAGATTTCGGGCAACGAGGTCTGCTTCTCCACCGGGGACGTCATCAAGGTCACCGGCATCGAACTCTCGTCCGTTTGTTGCCAGGACGTCGACGGCGACGAGACCTTCGAGCTCCCCCTGGACCACGCAGGTGCCGTCGCCGTCATCGATTCCGCTTGGATGCTGCTCCAATGGCGACGCGCGAGCCGCATTTGGGAGCTTTTCGCGTTTAGTTGGAATGAGacgctttttgttttccctttgacCGCAAGCGTTTATTTGGATGGCGAGTCTCCAATTGAAGACGCAACTCACGCTAACGTGGAATTTAGTGAGCGAGCGCGAGAGCCGCGGCGAACAAAATATGCGAGAGCGCGGCCGCCCCCTTTGCACCGACGCTTCTGTAAACGACGGCCTTCTTCTTTTCCCGCTATATCGGCACCACTCTCACGGTTCGTCTTTCAAATGGACGCCGTCCGGGAGTACGTTGCGCGCCGGCGTCGAGTGGACCAGAAATGGAACCGCGGCCAGAATAGACCGGATTCGACGGGCCGGAGGccgagggttcgattcccggccgtCGCGGCCTCGTCCGAGTGTCCTCGAGCGAGATACCAGAGCTCCGGTCGCTCGGGGTGCCGAGTGATCGGCGGGTAACTGACGTGTCGACGGCGTAAAGCGCCTGGAGTGCCCGAgggggtcggggaggggggaaaagaaaGTAGCGTTTGCCCGAACCTTTGCCAAAGACGGCCGGTCTCGTCAGGCTTGTTGACGGCGATCCCGGAGGCCGCCGCGTACGACACGGTGGAGGAAGTGGTCAAAGCGGAGGGCGCCGGCTCGGAGTCTCGCCCGCCCGTCACCTTCACGAGCCGCTCCGAGGTGGCGCTGGCCGACGTCACGCTGGGGGCGGGCGCCGTCCTGACCGTCATCTCCGTGGCGCAAGAGGAGCGGCGCTGCCGCTGCCGGCTACACCCGGGCCCGGGCCGGCCCCAGGTCGAGGTCGAGGCCGAGGCCGAGGTGGACGTGCCGCTGGCGACGCGCGGCCAGTTCTACGTCAGCCGAGGCCACGGGCGCTTCACCCCCCGGGAGATCGTGACCTCGGCGCACCTGCGCGGTCGACGCTTCCGCTTCGACGACGGCGCCGCCAGCCGGGGCGCGCTGGTCCTCAGCCCGGTCTACCAGATCTGCGCCATCATGAGCCGTGAGCGCTTTTTGGGGCTTTCCATctccggggggggggaaaccgaCGGCGTTCAAACTCCTCTTCTCCTTTTCCGTTCGGGTGACAGTGAGGAAGGACGTGTTGCGCTTCCCGTCCAGCCTGGCCATGGACGTGGCGGACATCACGGACACGTGCGGGGACGTGGGCTTCGTCACCCCCCTCAGCCTGCCCGAGGTCCATTCCCAGTCGGAGGAAAGCTTCCCCGCGGTGGTGGAGGTCCTGGAGGGGCCGGAGATGCGCTCGGTGCTGAAGAGCGCTTGGCTCCCGCAGCTGCGGGCGGGAGCGCGGCTCATCTTCCACGGACGGGCCACCTCGCCCATGACGGTGGTGTCCGGCGGCAAAAGCCGGCAGGCGCGGCGCTACTTCCTGGTGTCGGAGCGCTACGCCGGCCGCTTCCGCCGCCGTCCCCGCGCCTTCGACTCGGCGTACGAGCTGTACGCGGCCTCGGCTCAAACGCCCGCTTTGAGAGTGTCGGCCGCGCGAGACTGCGAGGAGGCCGAGGAGGAAGGCCTTCCCGGCCTCTCGGTCGGCGAGCGGCTGGAAGTGCTGGGCCGCCAAAAGGTGCGACTGCCGTGCGGCCCGGCCGACGCCGTGGCTTGCGTGCGCCTCCGAGACGCCGACGACGAAGGAGAGgacgaggaagacgaggaggtcGGGGCCGGGCGGCGGGGGGGCCTCCTTTATCTGCCTTTGCACATGCAAGGCCGCTTTGTGGAGCTGCTGAGCGACAACAAGAAGTACGCGCTGAAGGCGCTGGGCGACAAGCTGCCTCTGGACGTGAAAGCCGTGAGCCGGGACCCCGAGATGGAGAGCGACCCGCTGGTGGGCTTACCTTCTCTGCGTCTGCTCGGGGTCACCCTGGAGCCCACCATCCGGGCCAGCTTCCTGCACGCGCCCCACCTCTGCTTCGAGATCCCCACCCGCCGGCTCGGCGTGAGCGTGTGCCGCACCCGGCAGCCTCTGCCGTGGCCCCCGGACCGGGCCCCCGAATGCGCCGTGGAGCCCGTTACGGAGGTGACGGAGGAGTTCCTGCACCAGTTTCAAAAAGAGGCCCTTCCCGTTCTCAGCCCTCCTCCCAGACCCCCCAAAAGGTGCCCGGCGGCGCCGACCCGAGACTTTGGCGCCATGACCATCAGAAGTCGAGGGAGCTCCTTGCCGCCGCCTGCCGTGAGTAGCGCTTCCCGTTGGCAATTTCCATCACGGCCTCGCGCGGCCAATTGCGATCATCCGTGAGCGAAATGACGAGCCGTCGCCGTTCTACGCGTTTATTTTTGCCACCAAAGGTGATCGCCGAGGCGGGCCGGCAGAGGTGGAGCCTTGGATCCCGGCTGCGGCCTCCCCGGgcggagtttgcgtgttctgcccgggcctgggtggcttttctgcgggtactccgtttcatcccccaaaacatgcacggcgggctgtttgaacactccaaattgggggcgggggggacatctaagcggatgagaaaatggcCGGATGATCGCTAAAACATATGCCCCGCGATGGCTCGCTGTGTGCGCTTTCTCCGTTTCTAAGTGGCCACATTTGACACCTCTTCTGTAAGCATCTGAAAATGTGGCCAACGTTGAAGCGCAGAATACTTTGCAGGCACGGCGTGTAACATCTCGACGCGAGAACGTCCGCTTTCAGACGGGCGCGACTTCCGCATATCGCGGCGGCGCCTGAAAACCCGCAAGCGGCCGACTTCCTCTTTCTACTCAGCAGGCAGGTGTCAGCCATCGGCCGCCGACAGTGGCGTCGCGCGAGTCGTTAACCCCTCGGGCCTCGGTCCCAAGAGCCACGCCCAACAGCGACGCGCGAGCGCTCACAAGCGACGTGGACGGTAAGCCCCCGACGCCAACACCTTCCTGTCAATCCGTTCCGATTTCATTTCACGGATGGCTTCCGCTCACACTCGTGATCAGTATTTCAAAGAGCACTTTGCTCGCATCCGACATGAAAATGCAACGGAGTAGGAGGCCGAAAACGGtgcttttcatttccaaaaatagaaatacaGTGAGGGCTCGCTATATCGCGCTTCATTTATggtggcgccccccccccatccctccaaAGTACAGAactgtattcatttaaaaaaaaatagcaagcaAATGACTTCGAGGTTTTGCACATGCCCGCGTGCATGATCAGTTGCCGGCGCGACGTCGACCAATGACGGCACGAGGAGATTTATTCCGTgagccgattggctggcaagatCTTCGCAGCCCCGCTCGGCACCTTGCATTGTGTCGGAACATCTGTGGCCAAAAAATGGAAGTCACAGACTCAAGACCGCTGACACCTCCAAAGGTCTagaccggcggcggcggctaaaCATCAGAAGACGGGGGTGGGGAGATGAAAATGCGAAAAGCTGGGGAAAACACCCAGGGCTGAAGGAAGAACcaatgggctggcaaccagcgTCTCGAGCCGCTTTTCTCTCCTCAGGGCCGGCACGTGAGGACGCCGCGGTGAAAAGTGACGATGACAACTATGAACAAGTGGAGGACGTGCCGACAGCGACGCCGCAGAGAACCCGAAAAAGCGTCGGCTTCTTCTAGACGGGACGCGGCTTTTTATGCGCAACGATACACAAGTACCTTCAAGTTCAGAGTTCTTTCAAAACATGCCAAACGCAATCGTTTTGTGTCGCGTGTAaaagaattcaagcaaacgCATTAAATAAGGGCTGAAGAAAAGCTTTTCTATTTTGTGCATCTGACAAAGTCATGAGAACCTGACGAGCCATGTGTTTGTTTGACGAGCCATTGCGTTGTTTGCAATTCCGTGGCGAAAACTGGGATGACCTacttcataggtgtcaaagtcgggtCCCGGAGGGCCGCCGTCCCGCGTGTTTGTCCAAGCCTCCCTGCTGCAacgcacccgattcaaatgaacagcttcAATGTCGGGCTTGCACAGAGCTTGCCgatgaactgatcatttgaatcgagtGAATTGCAACGGGGAGACTCGGAAAACACGCGGGGCGGCGGCCCTCCGGGACccgactttgacacccgtgaccCGAATGCGAACGGTGCGCTGCGGCGTCCAGGCATTTCGCCCAACGACTCTTGATAGCGACGGCAAAGAGCACGGCGCGATCGGCAACGCGGTACAATGGCCGAGTGGCGAATGGGCATTCTTGAGGTGACGTCACTCGCCATCCAAAACGGCTTTTTCATTCCCAAGTGCGTCGAATTATGACCACTAGGGGCAGCGTCGTACGCTTTCAAAGTGACGGTCGCGCTTGAACCGGACTCAAATGAGCGCGACCGGTTTGGATTTTTGCAGAGCATAAGAATATGTTCTTGAAGAACGTCCGCCCCATTCGTATTCTAATTTTGTCCAAAGTGCCGACACCAGTTTTGTTAGCTCCCGAGTGCTCAATTCCAAACAGCGTCATCGAGAGTTCAAAGTGGTCAAAATATCGgtagcattttgtttttgtgcatcaaAAATAAGACCCAAGTCAGAAGCTGACAACAGTATTCTGTTTATTTAAGGTTACGAataaggttttttgttttgttttttaaagggaaaaaagtACAATTACAAAGCGGCGCCTTTGGCAAAATGGAGTCGAACGAAGAAGAGGAAGTAAGCACTAAAGGTCACAATCTGTTGACTTGTAGTGGTCTTCGTCGATGGTGGAGAAGATGTGACCCTCGTTGCTCAGAAATTCCACAACTTGCCTGCGGGGGCATAAGCGCGAGTCCTCGTCAGCGACGGCAAATTGCGTTTTGTGAAATGCCGCTCGATTCGTTTCTCAACAAAAACATAGATTCTCATTTTGTCCCCGTGAAAGGTTTGCGTCGATGCAAATTCTTCTGCCACCCTGGTCAAATATGGCATCGTTTCAGGCTTGAACGTGAAGCCGCCGCGGGGCCTTTAGGGGAAACTTTAGGGAAGTCAAAGGCAGATGTCGCCGATAACAGGGCATCGATCATGCG from the Hippocampus zosterae strain Florida chromosome 5, ASM2543408v3, whole genome shotgun sequence genome contains:
- the ethe1 gene encoding persulfide dioxygenase ETHE1, mitochondrial isoform X1 — protein: MCSVLTRAAARRQDRLRVALGGLRAPSGASSVSPAGGGRPRAGASTRGRRPYSSGTRLNDGLLFRQLFESESSTYTYLLADAVTKDAVLIDPVLETIDRDLKLIEELGLRLKTAVNTHCHADHITSTGLMKTRLAGLKSAVSKFSGAAADILLSEGDRIAFGKHYLTVRETPGHTDGCVTLVTQDQGMAFTGDALLIRGCGRTDFQQGCSKRLFASIHQKIFTLPDRCLVYPAHDYLGQTVSTVGEERTFNPRLTKSLEEFVAIMNNLNLPKPSKIDISVPANLVCGVHHV
- the ethe1 gene encoding persulfide dioxygenase ETHE1, mitochondrial isoform X2; translation: MCSVLTRAAARRQDRLRVALGGLRAPSGASSVSPAGGGRPRAGASTRGRRPYSSGTRLNDGLLFRQYLTVRETPGHTDGCVTLVTQDQGMAFTGDALLIRGCGRTDFQQGCSKRLFASIHQKIFTLPDRCLVYPAHDYLGQTVSTVGEERTFNPRLTKSLEEFVAIMNNLNLPKPSKIDISVPANLVCGVHHV
- the themis2 gene encoding protein THEMIS2, coding for MAFPLLQYVATLDGASLPRILRVCSGVYFQGSVYEISGNEVCFSTGDVIKVTGIELSSVCCQDVDGDETFELPLDHAGLLTAIPEAAAYDTVEEVVKAEGAGSESRPPVTFTSRSEVALADVTLGAGAVLTVISVAQEERRCRCRLHPGPGRPQVEVEAEAEVDVPLATRGQFYVSRGHGRFTPREIVTSAHLRGRRFRFDDGAASRGALVLSPVYQICAIMSLRKDVLRFPSSLAMDVADITDTCGDVGFVTPLSLPEVHSQSEESFPAVVEVLEGPEMRSVLKSAWLPQLRAGARLIFHGRATSPMTVVSGGKSRQARRYFLVSERYAGRFRRRPRAFDSAYELYAASAQTPALRVSAARDCEEAEEEGLPGLSVGERLEVLGRQKVRLPCGPADAVACVRLRDADDEGEDEEDEEVGAGRRGGLLYLPLHMQGRFVELLSDNKKYALKALGDKLPLDVKAVSRDPEMESDPLVGLPSLRLLGVTLEPTIRASFLHAPHLCFEIPTRRLGVSVCRTRQPLPWPPDRAPECAVEPVTEVTEEFLHQFQKEALPVLSPPPRPPKRCPAAPTRDFGAMTIRSRGSSLPPPAQAGVSHRPPTVASRESLTPRASVPRATPNSDARALTSDVDGPAREDAAVKSDDDNYEQVEDVPTATPQRTRKSVGFF